The region GACCCGAACGCGGACCTCGAGAATCAGATCGACTTGTAGCTGGCGTGGTCACGACGGCGTTCGGTCCCAGTTGTGTCGACTGCAGTTTTTTCACGGTGACGTTCGTACAGCAGGTATGGTAAAACGGACCGGGGCTGCTCGACCGAAATCGAGCGTTGATTCGAGAGTATTGCATCGAGCGGGGAGAGTGCGATGACACTCTCGTTCGACGGGACGGTTATCGTTCCCGCGGCAGATCCGGACGACGGGGAACGGACGGCGACGGCACTCGCCCCGCATCTCACTGCCTCGAGTACGGTGATCGTCGTCAACGTCGTCGAAAAATCGGGTGGCGGAATCGACAAGGCACCGGTCGCACAGCGCGAGGAACACGCCGAAGACATCTTCAGGCGCACGCGGTCCCCGCTCGAGCAAACGGACGCGACGGTCGAAACGGAGATCCTCTACGGGACGGATATCGTCGAGCGGGTGTTCACCGAAGCAGGGGACCAGAACGCCGATGCCGTGGTGTTCGTTCCGCGAGCGGGAAACCGTCTCGCAGAATTACTCACCGGCGACGTTGCCCGACGAATGGTCAAGGAAGCGTCGGTTCCTGTTGTTGCATTGCCCCAGACCGACGTTTAAGCGAGGCTGGTGCAGTTTTGACGTTGCTGTGGTTTCTTCGTCGAACCCGAGTTCGGAGATTACTGGTTGCTGTATTCGTTTCCAGTCGTTGCTTCGACAGTTTCCGCTCGCGCAAGTAGTGACTCGCTCGCCGGGCCCGACGTAACGGTGTTCGCGTCGATATCGAAGTCAACCGCACCAGCGGCTTCCAGTTTCGGAATGTGAAGGTGGCGAAGTGAGAGCATGACGCGACGGCGAGTGCCTAACAGTGCGTCGCCGTAGTCTGCAATCGCACTGCGGTCTTCGTCGTGTTCCGTGATCGCGATGTGGTCTGCTAGCTCCGCGAGCGAAACCGATTCGTCGGCCTCCTCGAGATAGTGAAGAACGTAGTGTCGGCGGTGGTTTGCGAGTACATCGAGCGACTGTGAACGACTGTTATCTGCATCCGCGTCCGTCGAAGACGACCCCGTAATTGGCGTCAACGATTCAGGGTCGGAGATTGCGGGAAGCATACCCCATCGTTGGGAGTGGGTGTACTAGTACACGCCGCCAAAGTGAACAGGTGGCTCTCGAGAGTCAGTGTCGGTAACTGACTGCTTTAGAGCAGGCCGTTCTCGAGGAGGAGTTCGCCGTTCAGGACGCTCGCACCGGCAGCACCGCGAATCGTGTTGTGGGCGAGGCAGTTGTACTGGAGACCGAACGGCGTTTCCTGCAGGCCGCCTGCGCCGATGGCCATGCCGTCGCCAAGCGTCCGGTCCATTCGTGGCTGCGGTCGGTCCGGTTCGTCGAACACGTGGATGAGCGGGTCGGGCGAGGAGCGAAGGTCGAGCGACGGGTACGCTTCCATCGCCGATGCAGCCTCTTCGGTGGTCAGATCGTCTTCGGTTTCGACCCAGACGTTCTCGAGGTGACCGTCGATCGTCGGGATGCGGTTACACGAGGCCGAGACGTTCATCTCGTTGTGGCTCAGTTCGGCACCGTCGAACGAACCGAGTAGTTTCCGAGATTCGGTCTCGAGTTTGTCCTCCTCGCTGCCGATATGGGGAATCGCGTTGTCGATAATTTCCATCGAGGAGACGCCGTCGTAGCCTGCGCCGGAGACGGCTTGCAGGGTGGAGACGTGGACCTTCTCGAGGCCGTATTCGGCTAGTGCGGCGAGCGTGGGGACGAAGGTGATCGTCGAGCAGTTGGGGTTCTTGACCATCGCGCCGTCCCAGCCGCGTTCGTCTCGCTGGACCTCGAGGAGGTCGAGGTGGTCGGCGTTGACTTCGGGGATGACGAGTGGAATGTCGTCAGCCATGCGCCCATTCGAGGAGTTCGAGGAGACGACGTAGCCGTCTTCACAGAAGCCGGGTTCGACGTCTGCGCCGATGCTCGAGGGGAGCGAGGAGAACAACAGGTCGACGTCGTTTGGAACCTCG is a window of Natronorubrum sediminis DNA encoding:
- a CDS encoding DUF7344 domain-containing protein; the protein is MLPAISDPESLTPITGSSSTDADADNSRSQSLDVLANHRRHYVLHYLEEADESVSLAELADHIAITEHDEDRSAIADYGDALLGTRRRVMLSLRHLHIPKLEAAGAVDFDIDANTVTSGPASESLLARAETVEATTGNEYSNQ
- a CDS encoding universal stress protein; its protein translation is MTLSFDGTVIVPAADPDDGERTATALAPHLTASSTVIVVNVVEKSGGGIDKAPVAQREEHAEDIFRRTRSPLEQTDATVETEILYGTDIVERVFTEAGDQNADAVVFVPRAGNRLAELLTGDVARRMVKEASVPVVALPQTDV
- the asd gene encoding aspartate-semialdehyde dehydrogenase, yielding MAVRVGVLGATGAVGQRLIQLLEPHPEFEIAALTASDSSAGKTYRQAAKWRVDSPIPSDVAEMTVTATDPDEVPNDVDLLFSSLPSSIGADVEPGFCEDGYVVSSNSSNGRMADDIPLVIPEVNADHLDLLEVQRDERGWDGAMVKNPNCSTITFVPTLAALAEYGLEKVHVSTLQAVSGAGYDGVSSMEIIDNAIPHIGSEEDKLETESRKLLGSFDGAELSHNEMNVSASCNRIPTIDGHLENVWVETEDDLTTEEAASAMEAYPSLDLRSSPDPLIHVFDEPDRPQPRMDRTLGDGMAIGAGGLQETPFGLQYNCLAHNTIRGAAGASVLNGELLLENGLL